In Thermoplasmata archaeon, a genomic segment contains:
- a CDS encoding AbrB/MazE/SpoVT family DNA-binding domain-containing protein, which yields MVQISQIKKVDHAGRVSVPPKILELMQIDKGFDRVYWAVEDGKIILRKVTRSYYGYDPEAEDIESNIRMFESGILNSDSESVKGMSPEELRKLAFDRYVVDRERRSKLRAEKDAKRSNHRTIRIEPARDNYQKAKDVLKKAMSCEDS from the coding sequence ATGGTACAGATCAGTCAGATAAAGAAGGTCGATCATGCGGGCAGGGTCTCCGTTCCCCCGAAGATCCTCGAGCTCATGCAGATCGACAAGGGTTTCGATCGCGTCTATTGGGCCGTGGAGGATGGGAAGATCATCCTCCGTAAGGTCACCAGGAGCTACTATGGTTACGATCCCGAAGCGGAGGATATAGAGTCCAACATCCGCATGTTCGAATCCGGGATCCTCAATAGCGATTCCGAATCCGTCAAAGGCATGTCCCCCGAGGAACTCAGGAAGTTGGCCTTCGACAGATATGTGGTCGATCGTGAACGGAGATCCAAGCTCAGGGCGGAGAAGGATGCGAAACGCTCCAATCACAGGACGATACGCATCGAGCCCGCACGTGACAATTATCAGAAGGCGAAGGATGTTCTCAAGAAGGCGATGTCCTGTGAGGATAGCTAA
- a CDS encoding AbrB/MazE/SpoVT family DNA-binding domain-containing protein gives MRIAKSVLYDKSRRVHVPNEISDALGLVPGKDRLFWVVEDGEIIIRKVSKQLSGPIEGCEDIEQRLRDYEQADPITPQSRPLKTEVIIRV, from the coding sequence GTGAGGATAGCTAAATCCGTACTCTACGACAAATCCAGGAGGGTCCACGTCCCCAACGAGATCTCCGACGCACTCGGACTCGTCCCCGGCAAGGACCGTCTCTTCTGGGTTGTAGAGGACGGGGAGATAATCATAAGGAAGGTCAGCAAGCAGCTCTCGGGCCCCATCGAGGGCTGTGAAGACATAGAGCAGAGGCTCAGGGATTACGAGCAAGCAGATCCCATCACACCTCAATCCCGGCCTCTCAAGACCGAGGTGATAATCAGGGTCTGA